The Anopheles marshallii chromosome X, idAnoMarsDA_429_01, whole genome shotgun sequence genome includes a window with the following:
- the LOC128714600 gene encoding arginine/serine-rich protein PNISR translates to MMNRHGATNSNRPADQGQLFSALMSDNGPNQGAFVPGSTAFSLAHYQNMPNDQVDWAALAQQWIKMRETWMQPMPTLIPSPPPPPSFDRDTFDSSAASDAHSRNRSGPGVEFEEQGEAPMEVEREDDSDIPVPPTPPKISNDWPSTDDTWRNWSWPSSGSSTSTLGDHHVPQALPNNQKLADVQQRSGPPASAAAAIALWQAKNSHLFPVAYPKDPATMRQQTTGNRRMFSTQPKPARLPGLMDQEIKMSVSSTSSVTSTDVHRVDSKENFSSGGGGSATINEEKRMMLPAWIREGLEKMEREKQQKLKREQEHRQREEKLSSQQNLRSLSLSPSREELTLPLGSPVAQEASQPNQEKVALNEQDIEQITKKILTEIFMETTNEVLLSIAKEEQSKVQKRKAKQAASSNVGRATYTRGLGLGIYGDSDEDEEEEEDQTINDVSKGSMSANVGSDLESANNSDDDDSDIEAMKKMMEKIRYRQQNFKSTAAQIEQWLGDVAEYTPYNTDLQTESLSSDEGPDDELQRNDEADSDSERAESPRHGKATTGNGFVTSQFTPFVSTARQSDQANRASGSQENVVRKRRDKRVSRFSDPRDTVRTTHITHVSIVSTPAETVRPNKALELSAGVNVAAIGTSAVRQKYPVQEGKARQPTGQQSFNSHLNVPPGQSYQTIYSISPGPKGGTHSKALSDIEEMRKKHHQTSNIDGAKKSFGEDNDSGSSRRKYRDRSRSRSSHGSRSSGSRSVSGDSRSSRSTLSPSSHYSRSSHRRSSSKRSRHDRDRRSPSSSSSSRRHRRDSGDPSRSRSRSSSKYSSRRRF, encoded by the exons ATGATGAATCGACACGGTGCCACGAACTCTAACCGACCTGCAGATCAGGGCCAACTGTTTTCTGCGTTAATGTCCGACAATGGCCCCAACCAGGGAGCGTTTGTACCGGGTAGCACTGCTTTCTCCCTGGCACACTACCAGAACATGCCTAACGATCAGGTTGACTGGGCCGCCCTGGCCCAGCAGTGGATCAAAATGCGTGAAACCTGGATGCAACCCATGCCCACTTTAATTCCATCGCCGCCTCCACCGCCCTCATTTGATCGGGACACTTTCGACAGTTCGGCTGCGAGCGATGCACACTCAAGAAACCGATCCGGTCCGGGAGTCGAATTCGAGGAGCAGGGTGAAGCCCCTATGGAGGTAGAGCGGGAAGATGACAGCGATATACCGGTTCCGCCGACACCACCAAAAATCTCCAACGATTGGCCATCGACAGATGATACATGGCGAAATTGGTCATGGCCATCTTCGGGGAGCAGCACATCAACGCTTGGCGACCATCATGTGCCACAAGCGCttccaaacaatcaaaaactgGCCGACGTCCAGCAACGGTCCGGGCCACCGGCATCAGCAGCCGCTGCCATTGCGCTGTGGCAGGCGAAAAACAGTCATCTCTTCCCGGTCGCATATCCCAAAGATCCCGCGACGATGCGACAACAGACGACGGGAAACCGACGTATGTTTAGCACGCAACCGAAACCGGCACGCCTGCCGGGGTTGATGGATCAGGAGATAAAGATGAGCGTGTCATCTACCAGTTCGGTCACGTCCACGGATGTGCACCGGGTAGATTCGAAGGAGAACTTcagcagtggtggtggtggatctGCCACGATCAACGAGGAAAAGCGCATGATGTTACCGGCATGGATTCGCGAAGGATTGGAAAAGATGGAACGcgaaaagcagcaaaagctgAAGCGGGAGCAGGAACACCGCCAACGAGAAGAGAAACTATCCAGCCAACAAAATCTTCGCTCTTTGTCACTGTCG CCTAGCCGTGAGGAGCTAACCTTGCCGTTGGGTTCGCCGGTAGCGCAAGAAGCATCGCAACCGAATCAAGAGAAGGTTGCATTAAACGAACAGGACATTGAACAGATA ACGAAGAAAATATTGACTGAAATTTTTatggaaacaacaaacgaagTATTACTTTCCATCGCCAAGGAAGAACAGAGCAAGGTGCAGAAGCGAAAAG CTAAACAGGCTGCCAGTTCAAATGTTGGGCGCGCAACATATACCAGAGGACTTG GCCTTGGTATATATGGCGATAGTGATGAGGAtgaggaggaagaagaagatcaGACGATCAACGATGTTAGCAAGGGTTCGATGAGTGCAAATGTTGGCTCTGATCTGGAAAGTGCAAACAACTCGGACGACGACGATTCCGATATAGAAgcgatgaaaaaaatgatg GAAAAAATACGCTACCGGCAACAGAATTTCAAATCTACTGCCGCGCAAATCGAACAGTGGCTAGGCGATGTGGCTGAGTACACGCCTTATAACACTGATTTGCAGACAGAGTCACTGTCGTCGGATGAAGGTCCGGATGATGAGCTGCAGCGGAACGATGAAGCTGATTCCGATTCCGAGCGTGCAGAATCTCCTCGGCACGGAAAGGCAACCACCGGTAATGGCTTCGTTACGTCGCAGTTCACGCCCTTTGTCAGCACAGCTCGACAGTCTGACCAAGCCAACAGAGCGAGTGGCAGCCAGGAGAATG tGGTCCGCAAACGGCGTGATAAACGCGTATCGCGTTTCAGTGATCCGCGGGACACGGTACGTACGACGCATATTACGCATGTTTCGATAGTATCAACGCCCGCTGAAACAGTACGTCCCAATAAAGCGTTGGAACTGTCTGCCGGTGTGAATGTAGCCGCAATTGGTACGAGTGCCGTCCGCCAGAAATATCCAGTACAAGAAGGGAAGGCACGGCAGCCTACCGGCCAGCAATCCTTTAACTCGCACTTGAACGTACCACCGGGGCAATCGTACCAAACGATCTACAGTATTAGCCCCGGTCCGAAGGGAGGGACACATTCTAAGGCATTGAGTGATATCGAGGAAATGCGAAAGAagcaccaccagacatcgaacATCGACGGTGCGAAGAAGTCGTTTGGGGAGGATAACGACAGCGGTAGCAGTCGTCGGAAGTATCGCGACCGTTCGCGCTCGCGTTCATCCCATGGTTCACGGTCGAGCGGTTCACGATCGGTTTCGGGCGATTCACGCTCGTCCCGGTCCACTCTGTCACCGAGCAGCCACTACTCACGCTCGAGCCATCGACGCTCCTCATCCAAGCGATCCCGTCACGATCGCGACCGTCGTTCACCGTCGTCCAGCTCATCATCGCGCCGTCACCGTCGCGACAGTGGCGATCCTTCCCGATCCCGGTCGCGGTCCTCATCGAAATATTCTTCCCGTCGACGGTTCTAA